A genomic window from Arvicola amphibius chromosome 5, mArvAmp1.2, whole genome shotgun sequence includes:
- the Chac1 gene encoding glutathione-specific gamma-glutamylcyclotransferase 1: MKQESAAQSTPPPSLSPAPSAQPSWEDGDSQALWIFGYGSLVWKPDFAYSDSRVGFVRGYSRRFWQGDTFHRGSDKMPGRVVTLLEDREGCTWGVAYEVRGEQVKEALQYLNVREAVLGGYDTKEVTFYPQDTPDQPLTALAYVATPQNPGYLGPAPEEVIATQILACRGFSGHNLEYLLRLADFMQLCGPQAQDEHLEAIVDAVGTMLPCSYLTEQALALV; encoded by the exons ATGAAGCAGGAGTCCGCAGCCCAGAGCACCCCGCCTCCTTCACTGTCGCCTGCACCATCCGCGCAGCCTTCCTGGGAGGATGGCGACTCCCAAGCCCTGTGGATTTTCGGGTACGGCTCCCTAGTGTGGAAGCCGGATTTTGCCTACAGCGACAGCCGCGTGGGCTTTGTACGTGGCTACAGCCGCCGGTTCTGGCAGGGAGACACCTTCCATAGGGGCAGTGACAAGATG CCCGGCCGAGTGGTGACCCTCCTTGAAGATCGTGAG GGCTGCACTTGGGGTGTGGCATACGAGGTTCGAGGGGAGCAGGTGAAGGAGGCCCTTCAGTACCTGAACGTGAGGGAAGCGGTGCTTGGAGGCTACGACACTAAGGAAGTCACCTTCTATCCTCAAGACACCCCTGACCAACCCCTCACAGCCCTGGCCTATGTGGCCACTCCACAGAACCCTGGCTACCTGGGTCCTGCTCCAGAAGAGGTCATTGCCACACAGATCCTTGCCTGCCGAGGCTTCTCTGGCCACAACCTTGAGTACTTACTGCGTTTGGCAGACTTCATGCAGCTCTGTGGGCCTCAGGCACAGGATGAGCACCTGGAAGCCATTGTGGACGCCGTAGGAACAATGTTGCCCTGCTCTTACCTCACCGAGCAGGCTCTGGCACTGGTTTGA